The Streptomyces sp. NBC_00102 genome segment CGTCAACCTGATGGCCAACAACCTGACCAGCCAGGTGCGGAACATCTCCCGGGTCTCCTCGGCCGTGGCCAACGGCGACCTGACGAAGAAGGTCACCGTCGAGGCGCGGGGCGAGGTCGCCGAGCTTGCCGACACCGTGAACACCATGGTGACGACGCTGTCCTCGTTCGCCGACGAGGTGACCCGGGTGGCCCGCGAGGTGGGTACGGAGGGCATCCTCGGCGGCCAGGCCCGGGTTCCGGGGGTTTCGGGGACCTGGAAGGACCTCACCGAGTCCGTGAACTCGATGGCCTCCAACCTCACCGGGCAGGTGCGGCAGATCGCGACCGTCACCACCGCCATCGCCAAGGGCGACCTCACCAAGAAGATCGACATCGATGCGCAGGGCGAGATCCTGCAGCTGAAGGACACCATCAACACGATGGTCGACCAGCTGTCGTCCTTCGCGGAGCAGGTGACCCGGGTGGCCCGCGAGGTGGGTACGGAGGGCCAGCTGGGCGGGCAGGCCAGGGTGCGGGACGTCGACGGCACCTGGCGCGACCTCACCGAGTCGGTGAACGAGATGGCCGGCAACCTCACCCGGCAGGTGCGGGCCATCGCGGCCGTCGCCACCGCGGTGACGCGCGGCGATCTGAACCTGAAGATCGACGTGGACGCGGCCGGCGAGATCCAGGTGCTGCAGGACAACATCAACACGATGATCGCCAATCTGCGCGACACCACCCTCGCCAACAAGGAGCAGGACTGGCTGAAGGGCAACCTCGCCCGGATCTCCGGTCTGATGCAGGGCCGCCGGGACCTGGACGACGTGGCCTCGCTGATCATGAGCGAGCTGACCCCGGTGGTCTCCGCCCAGCACGGCGCGTTCTTCCTGGCCATGGTGGCGGGCGACAACACCGACGAGGTGGGTGCGGACAGCAGCGCGGAGGGCGCGTACGAGCTGCGGATGCGCGGAAGTTACGGGTACTCCGCCGGCTCGATGCCCACCTCCTTCCGGCCCGGCGAGTCGCTCATCGGCACGTCCGCCGCGGAGAGGAAGACCATCCAGGTGGACAGCGCGCCGCCCGGGTACCTGAAGATCTCCTCGGGGCTCGGCGAAGCCCCTCCGGCCCATGTGATCGTGCTGCCGGTGCTCTTCGAGAGCAAGGTCCTCGGGGTGATCGAGCTGGCCTCCTTCCAGCCGTTCACCCAGATCCAGCGGGACTTCCTGAACCAGCTCGCCGAGATGATCGCGACGAGCGTCAACACCATCAGCGTCAACACCAGGACCGAGAAGCTGCTGGAGCAGTCGCAGGAGCTGACCGAGCAGCTGCGGGACCGCTCGGAGGAGTTGGAGAACCGGCAGAAGGCCCTCCAGGCCTCCAACGCCGAACTCGAGGACAAGGCGGAGCTGCTGGCGCGGCAGAACCGCGACATCGAGGTGAAGAACACCGAGATCGAGGAGGCCCGGCAGATCCTGGAGGAGCGCGCCGAACAGCTCGCCGTCTCGATGCGCTACAAGTCCGAGTTCCTGGCCAACATGTCGCACGAGCTGCGGACCCCGCTCAACTCCCTGCTGATCCTCGCCAAGTTGCTCGCTGACAACGCCGAGGGCAACCTCTCGCCCAAGCAGGTGGAGTTCGCCGAGACGATCCACGGCGCCGGCTCCGACCTGCTCCAGCTGATCAACGACATCCTCGACCTCTCCAAGGTGGAGGCGGGGAAGATGGACGTCAGCCCGACCCGCATCGCGCTGGTCCAGCTGGTCGACTACGTGGAGGCGACCTTCCGGCCGCTCACCGCCGAGAAGGGGCTCGACTTCTCCGTACGCGTCTCGCCCGAACTGCCCGCCACCCTCCACACCGACGAGCAGCGACTGCTCCAGGTACTGCGCAACCTGCTCTCCAACGCGGTGAAGTTCACCGACAGCGGTGCGGTGGAGCTGGTGATCCGGCCGGCCGGGCCGGACGTCCCGAACGCCATCAGGGAGAACCTGCTGGAGCAGGGCACGCTGCGGGACGCGGACGACGACCTGATCGCGTTCTCGGTCACCGACACCGGGATCGGGATCGCGTCCAGCAAGATGATGGTGATCTTCGAGGCGTTCAAGCAGGCGGACGGCACCACCAGCCGCAAGTACGGCGGAACCGGCCTCGGACTCTCCATCAGCCGGGAGATCGCGCGCCTGCTGGGCGGGGAGATCCACGCGGCGAGCGAGCCCGGCCGCGGTTCCACCTTCACCCTCTACCTTCCGCTGCGCCGCGGTGAACTCCCGGCCCAGGGATACCCGCAGAGCGGTAACGGAGTGTCCGAACTGCCCATCGGCAGCGGGGAGTACCCCTCCCAGGGCGACTCGGCGCCGCTGGGCGATCCGGCCAACTCGGCGGGTGTGTTCCGGCGTCGGCGCCAGGCACTCGGCGATCCGCGCCGCCGTCCGGCGCTGCCCGCGCCGGGCCGGACCGGCGCCGGGGCGGGGACGAACGCGGAGAACGCTGAGAACGCGGAGAACGCCGCGCAGGAGGAGTGGGTGCGAGGGGCCCAGGCGCCCGAGGCCCGGCGGTCGTTCAGGTTCCGCGGCGAGAAGGTGCTGATCGTCGACGACGACATCCGCAATGTTTTCGCCCTCACCAGCGCCCTGGAACAGCACGGACTCTCGGTGCTCTACGCGGAGAACGGCCGCGAGGGCATCGAGGTGCTGGAGCAGCACGACGACGTGGCGGTCGTGCTGATGGACATCATGATGCCGGAGATGGACGGGTACGCGACGACGACGGCGATCCGGCGGATGCCCCAATTCGCCGCCCTCCCGATCGTCGCGCTGACCGCGAAGGCCATGAAGGGCGACAAGGAGAAGGCGCTGGACTGCGGGGCCTCCGACTACGTCACCAAGCCGGTCGATCCCGACTACCTGCTCGGCGTCATGGAGCGGTGGATGCACGGGGAGTGACCCGGTACGGCCGGGTTGCCGCGGGGTGCGGGGCACGGTGCCGGGGCGGGCAGGCGGGCAGGCGGGGGCGCGGCGGACGAGCCGTGCCGCCCGTCCGGCGCCGTCCCGGCACCGTACCGGGCACCCGACTCGTGCCGCGGCCCCGTGCTGCGGCTTGCGGCACCGATCTCTTCGGGAGTGTGCGGAGACGTCCTCCGGGCGGGAACCATCCGAACTCCCGCCGCGTTCTTGTTGTGTGCACAGTGACATCGCGGTGACAGGGTGTGGCGGCGGCCGGGGTGCGGCTACGATGACCGGCACAAGACGGACGGCGATACGGAGCCGTCCCCTGGGGCGGCACCCGGTGCGACGCCGGGATGAGGAGGGCGGGCCATGATGCAGAAGGCCAAGATCCTCCTGGTCGATGACCGGCCGGAGAATCTGCTGGCGCTGGAGGCCATCCTCTCTGCGCTGGATCAGACGCTGGTGCGGGCATCGTCAGGGGAGGAAGCGCTCAAGGCGCTGCTCACGGACGACTTCGCGGTCATTCTGCTCGATGTCCAGATGCCGGGTATGGACGGCTTCGAGACAGCGGCGCACATCAAGCGCCGTGAGCGGACACGGGACATCCCGATCATCTTCCTCACCGCGATCAACCACGGCCCGCACCACACCTTCCGCGGCTACGCGGCAGGTGCCGTCGACTACATCTCGAAGCCGTTCGACCCCTGGGTGCTGCGCGCCAAGGTGTCGGTCTTCGTCGAGCTGTACATGAAGAACTGCAAGTTGCGCGAGCAGGCGGCCCTGCTGCGGGCCCAGCTCGACGGCGGTCGTTCCGGCGAGGACCGGGAACCTGCCGGGCTGCTGGCCGAACTCTCCGCGCGCCTTGCCGCGGTGGAGGAGCAGGCCGAGGCGCTCTCCAAGCAGTTGGACGACGAATCCGCGGACGCGGCCGCCGTGGCCACCGCGGCGCACCTCGAACGCAAGCTCACGGGTCTGCGGCGGGCGCTCGACGCCTTGGAGCCCGGAACGAACGGAGCCACCGGCATTCTGCCGACGCAGAGCTGACACCACGGAACTGCCCGGCGCGGAGGCGGAACCGCCGCGCCGAAGCGGAACTGCCGACGCGGAAGCGGAACTGCCGACCCCGAAGCGGTGGCCGGCCGCAGAGCCGACGGTCCGGAACGGGGTGCCGCAGGTCCGGGCTTCCCTGCCTGTTGCGCACCCTCCACAGTGGTGAGACGGCGTCAGTTTCCCGCCCCCGCAAGCCGACACGGTCGGGTGAACCCGACGGGCACGTGTCCCGACGCGTCGGCACCGGTAACCTCGGCCCATGGCCTCACGTACGTCCGGCAAGGGTTCCCAGAGCTCGGCGGGCACCGCGAAGAGCGTCGGCCGTACCCCGGGGCCGGCGAGAAAAGCCGCGCCCGCCAAAAAGGCGCCGGCCGGGAAAGCGGCGCCCCCGCGCAAGCCGCCCGTCAAGAAGGCGGCTGCCAAGCGGCCCGCGCCGAAGCCCGCCGCGTCCCCCACCAACGGGGTGTACCGGCTGGTGCGCGCCGTCTGGCTCGGCCTGGCGCACGGTGTCGGCGCGCTGTTCCGATCGATAGGGCGTGGCGCCAAGGGCCTCGACCCGGCCCACCGCAAGGACGGGCTGGCGCTGCTGCTGCTGGGTCTCGCGCTGATCGTCGCCGCGGGCACCTGGTCGAATCTGCGCGGCCCCGTCGGCGATCTGGTCGAGATGCTGGTGACCGGGGCGTTCGGCCGGCTCGACCTCCTCGTACCGATACTGCTGGGTGCGGTCGCCGTGCGGCTGATCCTCTATCCCCAGCGGCCCGAGGCCAACGGACGGATCGTCATCGGCCTGTCGGCACTGGTCATCGGCATCCTTGGCCAGGTCCACATCGCGTGCGGCAGCCCGGGTCGCGGGGACGGCACGGAGGCCATACAGGACGCGGGCGGTCTGATCGGCTGGGGGGCTTCCACCCCGCTCGTCTTCGCCATGGGCGAGGTCCTCGCCGTTCCGCTGCTGCTCCTGCTCACCGTGTTCGGGCTGCTGGTCGTCACGGCTACCCCCGTCAACGCGATTCCGCAGCGGCTGAGGCTGCTCGGGACGAAGCTGGGCATCGTCGACGCGCCCGCGGAGCCGGAGGACGGCTACGAGCGTGACACGGACGACGACGAGCGGTACGACGACCAGTGGCGGGAGGCGCTGCCCGGCAGGACGCGCCGGGCCCCCGGGCGCCGTACGGAAGAGGTGTTCGATGCGGACGACGCCGAGGCCGAGGCGCTGGCCAGGCGCCGCAGGCCCCGGCGGCAGGCGGTGCAGCCCGGTGCGAACCGGGCGATGGACGCCGTAGACGTCGCCGCGGCGGCTGCCGCCGCGCTGGACGGAGCGGTACTCAACGGCATCTCGCCCTCGCCCGTCGTCGCCGACCTCACCCAGGGAGTGTTCGGCGACCGGGACCACACCGGTGAGCGCGAGCGGACCGGCGGCCCCGTCCCCGGCGCGCGCGGAGCCCGCTCGGGCGAGGACTCCGGCAAGGAACGGACCGGCCGCCGGACGGCGGGCGCCCCGCCCGCCGGCGTACCGGACCTGACCAAGCCCGCTCCGGAGCAGACCCGGCCGCTGCCCGCCCGGGCGGAGCAGCTCCAGCTCTCGGGCGACATCACGTACGCGCTGCCCTCCCTCGATCTGCTGGAGCGCGGCGGCCCCGGCAAGACGCGGAGCGCGGCCAACGACGTGGTCGTCGCCTCGCTGACGAACGTGTTCACGGAGTTCAAGGTCGACGCCGCCGTCACCGGCTTCACCCGGGGCCCGACGGTCACCCGGTACGAGGTGGAGCTCGGCCCGGCGGTGAAGGTCGAGCGGATCACCGCGCTCACCAAGAACATCGCCTACGCCGTCGCCAGCCCCGACGTCCGGATCATCTCGCCGATCCCCGGCAAGTCGGCGGTCGGCATCGAGATCCCCAACTCCGACCGGGAGATGGTCAACCTCGGCGACGTGCTCCGGCTCGCGGACGCGGCCGAGGACGACCACCCGATGCTGGTCGCGCTCGGAAAGAACGTCGAGGGCGGCTACGAGATGGCCAACCTCGCGCAGATGCCGCACGTGCTGGTCGCCGGTGCGACCGGCTCCGGCAAGTCGTCCTGCATCAACTGCCTGATCACCTCGATCATGGTCCGGGCCACCCCGGACGACGTACGCATGGTCCTCGTCGACCCCAAGCGGGTCGAGCTGACCGCGTACGAGGGCATCCCGCACCTGATCACACCGATCATCACCAACCCGAAGAAGGCCGCCGAGGCGCTCCAGTGGGTGGTGCGGGAGATGGACCTGCGCTACGACGACCTCGCCGCGTACGGCTTCCGGCACATCGACGACTTCAACCACGCGGTGCGCGACGGCAAGGTGAAGGCGCCCGAGGGCAGCGAGCGGGAGCTGTCGCCGTACCCGTACCTGCTGGTCATCGTCGACGAGCTGGCGGACCTGATGATGGTCGCGCCGCGTGACGTGGAGGACTCGATCGTCCGTATCACCCAGCTGGCCCGGGCCGCCGGTATCCATCTGGTGCTCGCCACGCAGCGGCCCTCCGTCGACGTCGTCACCGGACTGATCAAGGCCAATGTGCCCTCCCGCCTCGCGTTCGCGACCTCCTCGCTCGCGGACAGCCGGGTCATCCTGGACCAGCCGGGCGCCGAGAAGCTCATCGGAAAGGGTGACGGTCTGTTCCTTCCGATGGGGGCGAACAAGCCGACCCGCATGCAGGGGGCCTTCGTCACCGAGGACGAGGTCGCCGCCGTCGTCCAGCACTGCAAGGACCAGATGACCCCGGTCTTCCGGGACGACGTGGTGGTCGGGACGAAGCAGAAGAAGGAGATCGACGAGGACATCGGCGACGACCTCGACCTGCTCTGCCAGGCCGCGGAACTCGTCGTCTCGACGCAGTTCGGCTCGACCTCGATGCTCCAGCGGAAGTTGAGGGTCGGCTTCGCCAAGGCGGGAAGGCTCATGGACCTGATGGAGTCACGGAACATCGTCGGCCCCAGCGAGGGGTCGAAGGCCCGCGACGTGATGGTGAAGCCCGACGAGCTCGACGGTGTGTTGGCCGTGATCCGCGGGGAAACAGCTCCCTGACGGTCACGGAATCATCGCGAAACCACTTCCCGTGAGACCGGGGGCAACCGTTGCCCCCGGTCGTACGTCAAGTTCAAGTGGAGGGTGCGGCCGTGGCCGCTCCCGCCATACGGCCCAAGGGGTTGTCCGTCGGACCCGATGGCGTACAAGTCGTCGCGCCCGGTTGCCCCACCCTTTCGCACCCCCCCTAGACTGAACATCCAGCAGGTGGCTCACGCTCGAAAGGCGCCCCCGTGTCCATCGGCAACTCCCCCGAAGACGACCGGCCTTCGATCGGTCGTGTGCTTCAGCAGGCTCGTATCGCCGCAGGTCTGACGGTCGACGAAGTCAGCGGCTCCACCCGGGTGCGCATCCCCATCGTGCACGCGATCGAGGACGACGACTTCTCGCGCTGCGGCGGCGATGTCTACGCGCGCGGTCACATCCGTACCGTGGCCCGCGCCGTCGGCATCGATCCCGAACCTCTGGTCGAGCAGTACGACGCCGAACACGGCGGCCGTCCTGTGCCCACGCCCGCGGCTCCGCTCTTCGAAGCGGAACGCATCCGGTCGGAACCCCGGCGGCCCAACTGGACCGCGGCCATGGTCGCGGCCATCGTCGCCGTCGTCGGTTTCGTCGGCTTCACCCTCTTCAACGGTGAGGACGAGGGAACCAGCACCGCACACGTGGCCGAGGGCTCCACGCCCCAGAAGGCCACCGCCAAACCGACCCCCACCAAGCCCGCCGACCCCAAGCCCGTGCCGTCGGAGAGCGCCATCGCCGCGGCTCCGCTGGACAAGGTGACGGTCAAGCTCAGCGCCACCGAGGGCAAGAGCTGGATCTCCGCCAAGGACCACAGCGGGCAGATCCTCTTCGACGGACTGCTCCTCCAGGGCCAGTCGAAGACGTTCCAGGACGAGGAGCGCGTCGACCTCGTCCTCGGCAACGCCGGATCCATCGACCTCTTCGTGAACGGCAAGAAGGTCCAGGACCAGTTCCAGCCCGGACAGGTCGAACGGCTTTCCTTCCCGAAGGGCGACCCCGAAGCGGGCTGAGAGAAAGCCCCGCTTCCCGCACCACCGCCCGACCTGTCCGCCCGGACAGGCACCCCGATCACCGACGAGCGCCCGGCCCTGCTGCCGGGCGCTCGTCGCGTTCCGTGCCCGCACCGCAGCCCGGACGCTCGCCGAGGCCGACGGTGACGCGACCGTCGTCTCTGCGGGTGGACGGCAGTGACTGCGGGTAGCGGGCAACCCTGCGCGGCGGGAGGCCCGCCACGACGAAGTAGTCTTGATTCCATGCCCGAACGCCGTACCGTCGCCCTCGTCACTCTTGGCTGCGCCCGTAACGAGGTGGACTCGGAGGAGCTTGCAGGCCGCTTGGCAGCGGACGGCTGGGAGCTCGTCGAGGACGCCTCCGACGCGGATGTCGCCGTCGTCAACACCTGCGGCTTCGTCGAAGCCGCCAAGAAGGACTCCGTCGATGCCCTCCTCGAAGCCAACGATCTGAAGGATCACGGCAGGACCCAGGCCGTCGTCGCGGTCGGCTGCATGGCCGAGCGCTACGGCAAGGACCTCGCCGAGGCCCTGCCGGAGGCGGACGGAGTCCTCGGATTCGACGACTACGCCGACATCTCCGACCGCCTCCAGACCATCCTCAACGGTGGTATCCACGCCTCGCACACCCCGCGCGACCGGCGCAAGCTCCTCCCGATCAGCCCCGCCGAACGGCAGGACACCGCGGTGGCCCTGCCCGGGCACGCGCAGGAGATCGCCCCGGCCCCCGCCGACCTCCCGGACGGCGTCGCCCCGGTCTCCGGACCGCGCGCCCCGCTGCGCCGCCGGCTCGGCACCAGCCCCGTCGCCTCGGTGAAGCTGGCCTCCGGCTGCGACCGCCGGTGCTCCTTCTGCGCCATCCCGTCCTTCCGCGGCTCCTTCATCTCCCGCCGCCCCTCCGACGTGCTGGGCGAGACGCGCTGGCTGGCCGAGCAGGGCGTCAAGGAGGTCATGCTGGTCTCCGAGAACAACACCTCGTACGGCAAGGACCTCGGCGACATCCGCCTGCTGGAGACCCTGCTGCCCGAGCTCGCCGACGTCGACGGCATCGAGCGCATCCGGGTCAGCTATCTCCAGCCCGCCGAGATGCGCCCCGGCCTGATCGACGTCCTGACCTCCACGCCGAAGGTCGCCCCGTACTTCGACCTGTCGTTCCAGCACTCCGCCCCCGGCGTGCTGCGCGCCATGCGCCGCTTCGGCGACACCGACCGCTTCCTGGAACTCCTGGACACCATCCGTTCCAAGGCCCCGCAGGCCGGCGTCCGGTCCAACTTCATCGTCGGGTTCCCCGGCGAGACCGAGGCCGACCTCGCCGAGCTGGAGCGTTTCCTCACCGGTGCCCGGCTCGACGCCATCGGCGTCTTCGGCTACTCGGACGAGGAGGGCACCGAAGCGGTCGGCTACGAGAACAAGCTCGACGCCGACACCATCGCCGAGCGGCTCGCCCACATCTCCCAGCTCGCCGAGGAACTCACCTCCCAGCGCGCCGAGGAACGGGTCGGCGAGACCCTGCAGGTGCTGGTGGAGTCCGTGGAGTCGGAGGACGACGGTCAGGTCGCGATCGGCCGCGCCGCCCACCAGGCCCCGGAAACGGACGGCCAGGTGGTCTTCACCACACGCGAAGGGCTCGCCCCCGGCCTTATGGTCGAGGCGAAGGCAGTGGGCACCGAGGGAGTCGACCTGGTGGCCGAACATCTCGCACTCTCGGAGGCGGCCAGATGACGGAAGCCCCGGCATCCGCGACAGGCGGTTCCGGCGCGACGCCGGTCCGCGGCGGCAAGCTGGGCACCGCGGCCGTGAACCAGGCCGGCCTGTGGAACATCGCGAACATCCTCACCATGATCCGGCTGCTCCTGGTGCCCGGCTTCGTGCTGCTGCTGCTGGCCGACGGCGGGTACGACCCCGCCTGGCGGTCCGTCGCGTGGGCGGCCTTCGCCATCGCGATGATCACCGACCTGTTCGACGGCCACCTCGCGCGGACGTACAACCTGGTCACCGACTTCGGCAAGATCGCCGACCCCAT includes the following:
- a CDS encoding HAMP domain-containing protein, with protein sequence MKKQRQGTVEVDAADLNRLLSALLAMRDGNFRRRLTVSGDGPLTEISAVFNEVADRNLHLTGELARVRRVVGREGKLTERLETGACEGAWAAAIDASNELVDDLARPVSEVGRVLSAVADGDLEQRMELRSHTADETVRPLRGEFLKVARTVNNLVDQLSAFTEQVTRVAVEVGTEGKLGGQAQVRGMSGSWKDLTDSVNTMAYRLTAQVRDIALVTTAVAKGDLSRKVTVHVSGEMLQLKNTVNTMVEQLSSFSSEVTRVAREVGTEGELGGQATVPGVAGVWKDLTDSVNTMAGNLTSQVRGIAEVTTAVANGDLSQKVTVSARGEVAQLAETINQMTETLRTFADEVTRVASEVGGEGLLGGQAQVPGAAGTWKDLTDSVNTVFRNLTTQVRDIAQVTTAVASGDMTQKVTVDVAGEMLELKNTVNTMVDQLQSFGSEVTRVAREVGVEGRLGGQAEVPGAAGTWKDLTDSVNTAFRNLTGQVRDIAQVTTAVANGDLSQKVTVDVAGEMLELKNTVNTMVAQLSSFADQVTRMARDVGTEGRLGGQARVDGVSGTWKELTDSVNFMAGNLTDQVRQIAQVTTAVARGDLSQKIDVDARGEILELKNTINTMVDQLSAFAEQVTRVAREVGTDGRLGGQAQVPGVAGVWRDLTDSVNGMAGNLTDQVRNIAQVATAVARGDLSQKIDVDARGEILELKNTLNTMVDQLSAFAEQVTRVAREVGTDGRLGGQAEVQGVSGTWKDLTQSVNGMANNLTLQVRNIAEVTTAVAKGDLSKKITVDAKGEILELVTTVNTMVDQLMNFADEVARVAREVGTEGILGGQARVRGATGIWKDLSDNVNLMANNLTSQVRNISRVSSAVANGDLTKKVTVEARGEVAELADTVNTMVTTLSSFADEVTRVAREVGTEGILGGQARVPGVSGTWKDLTESVNSMASNLTGQVRQIATVTTAIAKGDLTKKIDIDAQGEILQLKDTINTMVDQLSSFAEQVTRVAREVGTEGQLGGQARVRDVDGTWRDLTESVNEMAGNLTRQVRAIAAVATAVTRGDLNLKIDVDAAGEIQVLQDNINTMIANLRDTTLANKEQDWLKGNLARISGLMQGRRDLDDVASLIMSELTPVVSAQHGAFFLAMVAGDNTDEVGADSSAEGAYELRMRGSYGYSAGSMPTSFRPGESLIGTSAAERKTIQVDSAPPGYLKISSGLGEAPPAHVIVLPVLFESKVLGVIELASFQPFTQIQRDFLNQLAEMIATSVNTISVNTRTEKLLEQSQELTEQLRDRSEELENRQKALQASNAELEDKAELLARQNRDIEVKNTEIEEARQILEERAEQLAVSMRYKSEFLANMSHELRTPLNSLLILAKLLADNAEGNLSPKQVEFAETIHGAGSDLLQLINDILDLSKVEAGKMDVSPTRIALVQLVDYVEATFRPLTAEKGLDFSVRVSPELPATLHTDEQRLLQVLRNLLSNAVKFTDSGAVELVIRPAGPDVPNAIRENLLEQGTLRDADDDLIAFSVTDTGIGIASSKMMVIFEAFKQADGTTSRKYGGTGLGLSISREIARLLGGEIHAASEPGRGSTFTLYLPLRRGELPAQGYPQSGNGVSELPIGSGEYPSQGDSAPLGDPANSAGVFRRRRQALGDPRRRPALPAPGRTGAGAGTNAENAENAENAAQEEWVRGAQAPEARRSFRFRGEKVLIVDDDIRNVFALTSALEQHGLSVLYAENGREGIEVLEQHDDVAVVLMDIMMPEMDGYATTTAIRRMPQFAALPIVALTAKAMKGDKEKALDCGASDYVTKPVDPDYLLGVMERWMHGE
- a CDS encoding helix-turn-helix domain-containing protein; protein product: MSIGNSPEDDRPSIGRVLQQARIAAGLTVDEVSGSTRVRIPIVHAIEDDDFSRCGGDVYARGHIRTVARAVGIDPEPLVEQYDAEHGGRPVPTPAAPLFEAERIRSEPRRPNWTAAMVAAIVAVVGFVGFTLFNGEDEGTSTAHVAEGSTPQKATAKPTPTKPADPKPVPSESAIAAAPLDKVTVKLSATEGKSWISAKDHSGQILFDGLLLQGQSKTFQDEERVDLVLGNAGSIDLFVNGKKVQDQFQPGQVERLSFPKGDPEAG
- the rimO gene encoding 30S ribosomal protein S12 methylthiotransferase RimO, which codes for MPERRTVALVTLGCARNEVDSEELAGRLAADGWELVEDASDADVAVVNTCGFVEAAKKDSVDALLEANDLKDHGRTQAVVAVGCMAERYGKDLAEALPEADGVLGFDDYADISDRLQTILNGGIHASHTPRDRRKLLPISPAERQDTAVALPGHAQEIAPAPADLPDGVAPVSGPRAPLRRRLGTSPVASVKLASGCDRRCSFCAIPSFRGSFISRRPSDVLGETRWLAEQGVKEVMLVSENNTSYGKDLGDIRLLETLLPELADVDGIERIRVSYLQPAEMRPGLIDVLTSTPKVAPYFDLSFQHSAPGVLRAMRRFGDTDRFLELLDTIRSKAPQAGVRSNFIVGFPGETEADLAELERFLTGARLDAIGVFGYSDEEGTEAVGYENKLDADTIAERLAHISQLAEELTSQRAEERVGETLQVLVESVESEDDGQVAIGRAAHQAPETDGQVVFTTREGLAPGLMVEAKAVGTEGVDLVAEHLALSEAAR
- a CDS encoding response regulator gives rise to the protein MMQKAKILLVDDRPENLLALEAILSALDQTLVRASSGEEALKALLTDDFAVILLDVQMPGMDGFETAAHIKRRERTRDIPIIFLTAINHGPHHTFRGYAAGAVDYISKPFDPWVLRAKVSVFVELYMKNCKLREQAALLRAQLDGGRSGEDREPAGLLAELSARLAAVEEQAEALSKQLDDESADAAAVATAAHLERKLTGLRRALDALEPGTNGATGILPTQS